A single region of the Maniola jurtina chromosome 6, ilManJurt1.1, whole genome shotgun sequence genome encodes:
- the LOC123866209 gene encoding uncharacterized protein LOC123866209, whose protein sequence is MPASSINLYNMQDAKMKFEAMRPAPVCTDTSMLMGHCQKIHISTNCYYGYHDTKSLENVHEDADCEMVELSREGDTKAASSPSNTRKRSADHDTYYSQTKRIRAEGMVPTPQNYNPCLLRPTHNNPDISRCLMVHMI, encoded by the exons ATGCCAGCCAGCAGCattaatttgtataatatgCAAGATGCCAAAATGAAGTTTGAAGCAATGCGACCTGCTCCCGTTTGCACCGACACCAGCATGTTAATGGGACACTGCCAGAAGATCCACATTTCAACGAATTGTTACTATGGTTATCATGATACCAAAAGCTTAGAAAATGTTCACGAGGACGCAGATTGTGAAATGGTCGAGTTGTCACGCGAAGGTGACACCAAAGCAGCATCATCGCCGAGCAATACGAGGAAAAGAAGCGCGGACCACGACACATATTATTCACAAACCAAACGCATACGTGCAG AGGGTATGGTGCCAACGCCTCAAAACTACAACCCATGTTTACTGCGCCCCACTCACAACAATCCAGATATCTCTCGTTGTCTCATGGTCCATATGATATAG